The following are from one region of the Stanieria sp. NIES-3757 genome:
- a CDS encoding hypothetical protein (Protein of unknown function DUF155), protein MEKTLFLNKENIKVRALFLGQRIDIKALENVECLTTNPLIVSAGEFGCAVLFRYGVVVLFGLEPIEEATFLNNLKPLILEPFAEPEVEDTEIYLDNNTTGKVLDGNIFLPQFTLKSLQIVADILAKSVVLAHYELQTSSTFDRIEPFAVSLQNTSWSRKQVKELLKLLGSTLSIQHKVMGRVEVIDKPELLWDYPELERLYLRLEDEYEIRERDQVLERKLESVSRTAETALGLLQHNTSLRVEWYIVILIVMELVLSLYGMFAGV, encoded by the coding sequence ATGGAAAAAACATTATTTTTAAATAAAGAAAATATTAAAGTTAGAGCGTTGTTCTTGGGTCAAAGGATCGATATCAAAGCTTTAGAAAATGTCGAATGCTTGACAACTAATCCTCTCATTGTTTCGGCTGGTGAATTTGGTTGTGCAGTTTTATTTCGTTATGGAGTAGTAGTTTTATTTGGTCTAGAACCAATTGAAGAAGCAACTTTCCTGAATAACCTTAAACCTTTAATTTTAGAACCTTTCGCTGAACCAGAAGTAGAAGACACAGAAATTTATTTAGACAATAATACTACTGGTAAAGTGTTAGATGGAAATATTTTTCTGCCACAGTTTACTCTCAAAAGTTTGCAAATTGTCGCCGATATTTTGGCAAAAAGTGTAGTTTTAGCTCACTATGAACTGCAAACCAGTAGCACATTTGATCGGATTGAACCCTTTGCTGTCAGTCTACAAAATACTAGTTGGAGTCGCAAACAAGTCAAAGAATTGCTTAAACTACTTGGTAGTACTTTATCTATTCAACACAAAGTCATGGGTCGAGTTGAAGTAATTGATAAACCAGAATTATTATGGGACTATCCAGAATTAGAAAGACTTTATCTGCGTTTAGAAGATGAATATGAGATTCGAGAAAGAGATCAAGTTTTGGAACGTAAATTAGAATCAGTTTCTCGTACTGCCGAAACCGCACTAGGTTTATTGCAACACAATACCAGCTTGAGAGTAGAGTGGTATATTGTGATTTTAATTGTTATGGAATTAGTTTTATCTTTATATGGAATGTTCGCCGGCGTTTAA
- a CDS encoding hypothetical protein (two-component transcription regulator, complementary chromatic adaptation protein RcaC homolog) → MRILLVDDDEPLMNALANSLIEQHYAVDIATDGESAWEFILLFTYDLVVLDVMLPKLDGISLCRRVRAEGYQMPILLLTAKDGSLDKVKGLDAGADDYVVKPFDFDELTARIRALLRREGHYFAPILKWENLTLDSRTCEVKYQDRLITLTPKEYGLLELFLRNPQQVFSAGAILERLWSFEDPPGEEAVRTHIKGLRHKLKAANVPKDMIETVYGMGYRLRGEPTPSTAKKEEQEYQAQKTRHVEALIKIWEQFKPNMLERLAAIAAAKDALVSNSLTTELQQQARASAHKLAGSLGSFGFPEGSKIAKALEELFMEELSSNQAKIEQFTTLLTDLSQEIEYQPFHTQKKGTRSKGISLLVIDNDRNFVKQLADEAATWGISLVVASNIAEGKKLMLNNQPHVVLLKITNPEAEYLTFMAQLHQQYPLIPIVTILTADNLAERLAVIRQGGSLLLQSPVTPTRAIASVNQLLAQTGSGAKVMIVDDDAQLLAALKNDLEAWGFNLLTINAPQQFWSSLVKFNPDLLILDIEMPEINGIELCQLLRSDPHWQRLPILFLTVHHDDKTQHQAFAIGADDYLNKPIVPAELANRILNRLARVKSFKTL, encoded by the coding sequence ATGAGAATTTTGTTAGTAGATGATGATGAACCTTTAATGAACGCTTTAGCCAACAGTCTGATTGAACAGCATTATGCTGTCGATATTGCTACTGATGGAGAATCTGCTTGGGAATTCATTTTACTGTTTACTTACGACTTGGTAGTCCTAGATGTCATGCTGCCTAAGTTAGATGGCATTAGTTTGTGTCGGCGAGTGCGTGCGGAAGGCTATCAAATGCCAATTCTATTATTAACGGCTAAAGATGGTAGTTTAGATAAAGTTAAAGGTCTTGATGCTGGTGCAGATGATTATGTAGTCAAGCCGTTTGATTTTGATGAGTTAACAGCCAGAATTCGCGCTTTGTTGAGAAGAGAAGGTCATTATTTTGCTCCGATTTTAAAGTGGGAGAATTTGACCCTAGACTCTAGGACTTGTGAGGTTAAATATCAAGACCGATTAATTACCTTAACTCCTAAAGAGTATGGTCTTTTAGAATTGTTTTTACGCAATCCTCAGCAAGTTTTTAGTGCGGGTGCAATACTGGAAAGATTATGGTCTTTTGAAGATCCTCCAGGCGAAGAAGCAGTTAGAACTCACATTAAAGGGTTACGACACAAACTAAAAGCTGCTAATGTTCCCAAAGATATGATTGAGACAGTATATGGCATGGGCTACCGTCTCAGAGGTGAACCGACTCCATCGACTGCTAAAAAAGAAGAACAAGAGTATCAAGCACAAAAAACTCGACATGTAGAGGCTCTGATTAAAATATGGGAACAATTTAAACCAAATATGCTCGAAAGATTGGCTGCGATCGCAGCAGCTAAAGATGCTCTGGTAAGTAACAGTTTAACTACGGAATTACAACAACAAGCTAGAGCTTCTGCTCATAAATTAGCAGGTTCCTTGGGTAGTTTTGGTTTTCCTGAAGGTTCTAAAATTGCTAAAGCATTAGAAGAATTATTCATGGAGGAATTATCTTCCAATCAAGCTAAAATCGAGCAATTTACTACATTATTGACTGATTTAAGTCAAGAGATCGAGTATCAACCTTTTCATACTCAGAAAAAAGGCACTCGAAGTAAAGGTATTTCCCTATTAGTTATTGATAACGACCGCAATTTTGTCAAACAACTAGCTGACGAAGCTGCAACTTGGGGAATATCTCTTGTAGTTGCTAGTAATATAGCTGAAGGCAAGAAATTAATGCTTAATAATCAGCCTCACGTTGTTTTACTTAAAATTACTAATCCCGAAGCCGAATACTTAACGTTTATGGCTCAATTACATCAGCAATATCCTCTGATTCCAATTGTGACAATTTTAACAGCAGATAACTTAGCAGAAAGATTAGCAGTGATCCGTCAAGGAGGAAGTTTGTTGTTGCAGTCTCCCGTTACTCCTACTCGTGCGATCGCATCAGTTAATCAGCTTTTGGCTCAAACTGGCTCTGGTGCTAAAGTTATGATTGTTGATGATGATGCTCAACTTTTAGCAGCTTTAAAAAATGATTTAGAGGCTTGGGGATTTAATCTGTTAACTATTAACGCTCCTCAGCAATTTTGGTCTTCTTTGGTCAAATTTAATCCAGATTTGTTGATTCTCGATATTGAAATGCCTGAAATTAATGGCATTGAATTATGTCAGTTATTACGTAGCGATCCTCATTGGCAAAGATTACCAATTCTGTTTCTGACTGTTCATCATGATGATAAAACTCAACATCAAGCTTTTGCGATCGGTGCTGATGATTATTTAAATAAACCGATAGTTCCCGCCGAATTAGCCAATCGAATTCTGAATCGTTTAGCAAGAGTTAAAAGTTTTAAAACCCTTTAA
- the dnaB1 gene encoding replicative DNA helicase: protein MEIKDFPANIEAEEEILGGILLDPEAMARIADILPKDAFFVQAHQTIYYAAQVLHSQGKPTDLMGISTYLADRELLEQIGGITKLAQLLNRTISAVNIDRFTNLVMDKYIRRELIKAGHEIVGLGYETATELETVLDQSEQKIFRLTQERPQQGLVPISDSLIQTFNTIENLHQQIALPGIPSGFYDLDAFTSGFGRSDLIIIAGRPSMGKTSFSLNIAANIAKEYNMPVAVFSLEMSREQLAQRLLASEAKIASNRLRSGRITQQDIEALVNAVGHLSELPIYIDDTANLSVLQMRSQVRRLQGQLKQDLGLVLLDYLQLMEGGSDNRVQELSKITRSLKGLAREINVPVIALSQLSRGVEQRTNKRPMLSDLRESGSIEQDADLVIMLYRDEYYNPDTPEQGIAEAIITKHRNGPVGTVKLLFKSELTKFESLARPNHY from the coding sequence GTGGAAATTAAAGACTTTCCTGCCAATATTGAAGCAGAAGAAGAAATCCTCGGTGGCATTTTACTCGATCCCGAAGCAATGGCGAGAATAGCAGATATTTTGCCGAAAGATGCTTTTTTTGTCCAAGCTCATCAAACTATTTATTACGCTGCACAAGTACTGCATAGTCAAGGAAAACCAACTGACTTAATGGGCATTAGTACTTATTTAGCCGATCGCGAGCTTCTAGAACAAATAGGAGGAATTACTAAACTCGCTCAGTTACTCAATCGTACCATTTCTGCGGTTAATATTGATCGCTTTACCAATTTGGTGATGGATAAATATATTCGTCGCGAATTAATTAAAGCTGGTCATGAAATTGTCGGTTTGGGTTATGAAACAGCTACGGAATTAGAAACTGTACTCGATCAATCAGAACAAAAAATTTTCCGTTTAACTCAAGAACGACCCCAACAAGGTTTAGTGCCTATTTCTGATAGTTTGATCCAAACTTTTAATACGATTGAAAATTTACATCAGCAAATTGCTTTACCTGGAATTCCTTCTGGTTTTTATGATTTAGATGCTTTTACCAGTGGTTTTGGTCGTTCAGATTTAATTATTATTGCTGGTAGACCTTCAATGGGAAAAACTAGTTTTTCTCTCAATATTGCAGCCAATATTGCTAAAGAATATAACATGCCTGTGGCTGTTTTTAGTTTAGAAATGTCACGGGAACAATTAGCACAAAGACTGCTAGCTAGTGAAGCAAAAATTGCAAGTAATCGCCTTAGATCTGGCAGAATTACCCAACAAGATATTGAAGCTTTAGTTAATGCGGTTGGTCATTTATCAGAATTACCAATCTACATCGATGATACAGCTAATTTATCTGTTCTCCAGATGCGATCGCAAGTTCGTCGTTTACAGGGACAACTGAAACAAGATTTGGGTCTAGTTTTATTAGATTATTTACAGTTGATGGAAGGCGGAAGTGATAACCGTGTCCAAGAATTATCTAAAATTACCCGTTCTCTTAAGGGTTTGGCGCGTGAAATCAATGTACCAGTGATCGCTTTATCTCAGCTTAGTCGTGGTGTTGAACAAAGAACCAATAAACGTCCCATGCTATCAGATTTGAGAGAAAGTGGTTCAATCGAACAAGATGCAGATTTAGTAATTATGCTTTATCGAGATGAATATTATAATCCCGATACACCTGAGCAAGGTATTGCTGAAGCAATTATTACTAAACACAGAAATGGCCCTGTTGGAACAGTAAAATTGTTATTCAAATCCGAACTGACCAAGTTTGAAAGTTTAGCCAGACCAAATCATTATTAA
- a CDS encoding PAS/PAC Sensor Hybrid Histidine Kinase: MKIPEQEINRLLASVALDIRQSLDLEEILQRSVEEVRNFLECDRVIIYRFYPDWSGAVIIESVAQPQWSILGSRIKDPCFQNTWVEYYQQGNVTTRTNINQTEIDPCYQNLLQNFQVTANLVVPIIQTTSTQTTQLWGLLIAHQCQQSRQWQDVEVDSLKQLATQIGIAIAQAELLALTKYELKQRQFAQQKVQQAQQFLQTTIDYLPVAVFVKDASQKNFGKFLLWNKASERMFGLTAEQALGKTVYDYFFAPEADLLNQQDQQAFATRTVIEIPEQNITIGTPSEGLSLPSKGRRATQGAELNSAHAPSACMPRQKILRTTKVPIFDDFGQPEYLLCIAEDITRRHQAEVQLQQKSEELAIFSSNLKQLHRLNTTNYASFDELFHDYVQTGCQIFGCPTGIVSRIEGEAYTIYTVVSDLTNLSNHQQFELGNTYCAEVVRQKKTIAYHQVGAIEQLRSHPVYQNLKLETYIGTPIIVEQAIYGTLNFSSTKIRERPFTSHEREIIEMMAQSIGKFINAHQIELQRQQAVLELQQAKQELENRVIQRTEELSQTNQRLQQELYQRQQAQVALEESETRFRLMVNSFPMLVWVSGSDGHSTFFNQAWLQFTGRTMAEELAHGWSKGVHPDDRQLYLNTYQTAFNHRQPFQLEYRLKRADDEYRWMLDYGAPRFRPDGSFAGFIGSCLDISDRKQIEATLRESEKRWRTLLENVRLLVIGIDLQGRIDYANPFFLEITGYTPSEAIGKHVLSLVHDQNRQEAQQIFQNVTQPHLSDSYHHPKTILTILTKSGEEKRVSWNSTQMCDLQGKPIGMMCIAEDITTRHAMERMKDEFISVVSHELRTPLTSIHGALGLLVSGIVLPQSAQGQRVIKIAAESTDSLVRLVNDILELERLESGKIDLIKKFFQAQEIMLRAIEQVQLIAHRAGIVLEVTNQDLEFCADGDRIVQVLTNLLTNAIKFSKSGSRIWLDVVQQSDDVLFVVQDQGRGIPPDKLETIFERFHQVDASDSRRKGGTGLGLAICRNIVEQHGGKIWAESIYGKGSNFFFTIPVVQADRINN, from the coding sequence ATGAAAATACCAGAACAAGAAATTAATCGTCTCCTGGCTAGTGTTGCTTTAGACATTAGACAATCTCTAGACTTAGAAGAAATTTTACAAAGAAGTGTTGAAGAAGTTCGGAATTTTTTAGAATGCGATCGCGTTATAATATATCGTTTTTATCCTGATTGGAGTGGTGCTGTCATCATCGAATCAGTAGCTCAACCCCAATGGTCGATTCTTGGTAGTAGGATTAAAGACCCTTGTTTTCAAAACACTTGGGTTGAATACTATCAACAGGGTAACGTTACAACCAGAACGAATATTAATCAAACCGAAATCGATCCATGCTATCAAAATTTATTACAAAATTTTCAGGTTACTGCTAATTTAGTCGTCCCAATTATACAGACAACTTCCACTCAAACTACTCAGTTATGGGGTTTATTAATTGCTCATCAATGCCAACAATCTCGACAATGGCAAGATGTAGAAGTCGATTCACTCAAACAATTAGCTACTCAAATCGGTATTGCGATCGCTCAAGCCGAACTTTTAGCTCTTACCAAATACGAACTCAAACAACGACAATTTGCCCAACAAAAAGTTCAACAAGCTCAACAGTTTTTACAAACAACTATCGATTACCTTCCTGTCGCAGTTTTTGTTAAAGATGCTAGCCAAAAAAACTTTGGTAAATTTTTACTATGGAATAAAGCTAGTGAAAGAATGTTTGGTTTAACAGCAGAACAAGCTTTAGGAAAAACAGTCTACGATTACTTTTTTGCTCCTGAAGCAGATTTATTAAATCAACAAGACCAACAAGCCTTTGCAACCAGAACAGTAATTGAAATTCCTGAACAAAATATTACGATTGGTACACCTAGTGAGGGGCTATCCCTGCCCTCGAAGGGCAGACGGGCGACACAAGGTGCGGAACTAAATTCCGCACACGCGCCCTCGGCTTGTATGCCCCGTCAAAAAATTCTTCGTACTACCAAAGTACCTATTTTTGATGATTTTGGTCAACCAGAATATCTACTTTGTATTGCTGAAGATATTACTCGTCGTCATCAAGCTGAAGTTCAATTGCAGCAAAAATCTGAGGAACTAGCAATTTTTAGCTCTAATTTAAAACAATTACATCGTTTGAATACAACTAACTATGCTAGTTTTGACGAACTATTTCACGACTATGTCCAAACTGGATGTCAAATTTTCGGTTGCCCTACAGGAATTGTCAGTCGTATTGAAGGTGAAGCCTATACTATTTACACGGTTGTATCTGATTTAACTAATTTAAGTAACCATCAACAATTTGAATTAGGCAATACTTATTGTGCCGAAGTAGTGAGACAAAAAAAAACAATTGCCTATCATCAGGTTGGTGCCATTGAACAACTACGCTCTCATCCTGTTTATCAAAACTTGAAGTTAGAAACATATATCGGTACACCAATTATTGTTGAACAAGCAATCTACGGAACACTTAATTTTTCCTCTACTAAAATTAGAGAGCGTCCTTTTACTAGCCACGAACGAGAAATTATCGAAATGATGGCTCAAAGTATTGGTAAATTTATCAATGCTCATCAAATCGAATTACAACGTCAACAAGCAGTCCTAGAACTGCAACAAGCCAAACAAGAATTAGAAAATAGAGTCATTCAACGTACCGAAGAACTAAGTCAAACTAATCAGCGTTTGCAACAAGAACTCTATCAAAGACAACAAGCCCAAGTTGCTTTGGAAGAAAGTGAAACTCGTTTCCGCCTGATGGTTAATAGCTTTCCAATGCTAGTTTGGGTTTCAGGAAGTGATGGTCACTCAACGTTTTTTAATCAAGCTTGGTTACAGTTTACAGGGCGGACAATGGCAGAAGAATTAGCTCATGGTTGGTCAAAAGGGGTACATCCTGATGATCGACAATTGTATCTCAATACCTATCAAACTGCCTTTAATCATCGTCAACCTTTTCAACTAGAATATCGTCTCAAACGAGCCGATGATGAATATCGCTGGATGCTTGACTATGGCGCGCCCAGATTTAGACCTGATGGTAGTTTTGCAGGTTTTATCGGTTCTTGTTTAGATATTAGCGATCGCAAACAAATTGAAGCAACTCTCCGAGAGTCAGAAAAACGCTGGCGGACTTTATTGGAAAACGTTCGTTTGTTGGTAATTGGCATTGATCTTCAAGGTCGCATTGATTACGCTAATCCCTTCTTTTTAGAAATTACTGGATACACACCAAGCGAAGCGATCGGAAAACATGTTCTTAGTTTAGTTCATGATCAAAATCGTCAGGAAGCCCAGCAAATATTTCAAAATGTTACTCAGCCTCATTTGTCCGATTCTTACCATCATCCAAAAACTATTTTGACTATTTTAACTAAATCAGGAGAAGAAAAAAGAGTTAGTTGGAATAGTACTCAAATGTGTGATCTTCAAGGCAAACCAATCGGGATGATGTGCATTGCGGAAGATATTACGACACGTCATGCCATGGAAAGAATGAAGGATGAATTTATTTCCGTTGTCAGTCATGAATTACGTACTCCTTTGACTTCAATTCATGGTGCTTTGGGTTTACTCGTAAGTGGAATTGTTCTGCCTCAATCCGCTCAAGGACAACGAGTTATTAAAATAGCAGCAGAAAGTACCGACAGTCTCGTTCGCTTAGTTAACGATATTTTAGAATTAGAGCGACTCGAATCTGGCAAAATTGACTTAATTAAAAAATTCTTTCAGGCTCAAGAAATAATGTTACGAGCAATCGAACAGGTTCAATTAATAGCCCATCGAGCCGGAATAGTTTTAGAAGTTACCAACCAAGACCTAGAGTTTTGTGCCGATGGCGATCGCATAGTCCAAGTGCTGACTAATCTTTTAACTAATGCGATCAAATTTTCTAAGAGTGGTTCTCGGATTTGGCTTGATGTAGTTCAACAATCAGACGATGTTTTGTTTGTAGTTCAAGATCAAGGCAGAGGTATACCACCAGATAAATTAGAAACTATCTTCGAGCGTTTTCATCAAGTGGATGCTTCCGATTCTCGTCGCAAAGGTGGAACTGGTTTAGGATTAGCAATTTGTCGTAATATTGTTGAACAGCATGGCGGAAAAATTTGGGCAGAAAGTATTTACGGCAAGGGAAGTAATTTCTTTTTCACTATTCCTGTAGTTCAAGCTGATCGGATTAATAATTAA
- a CDS encoding FAD-dependent pyridine nucleotide-disulphide oxidoreductase — protein sequence MFQENKKQSLHHVVIIGGGFGGLYAAKSLAKAPVKVTLIDKQNFHVFQPLLYQVATGGLSPSNISSPLRAVLKHNKNTEVLMGEVTQIEPERQIVKLKYREIRYDSLIIATGASPQYFGNPEWAKKAPGLKTVEDALEIRRRIFLAFESAEKETIPEKRQDWLTFVLVGGGAAGVELAGALAELTRSTLKEDFRNIDPATAKIILLQSPERVLPTYPAQLSEQALTKLKDLGVIVKTKTKVINLDEQVVTVRQGEQIEQIRSRTVLWTAGMKGSAIANNLAQSTGASLDRMGRVIVSPEFTVGKYSNIFVIGDLAHYCINQNHLLPGVAPAAMQAGNYVAKLIQSQLQGKTIAPFRYWDWGNLAVIGKHAAVIDFGFVKLSGILAWLIWMFIHVFYLLEFDNKIIVAIQWIWSYFTSNQGDRLIVSSGISSKIELESEREPQALVQVS from the coding sequence ATGTTTCAAGAAAACAAAAAACAATCTCTTCATCACGTAGTAATTATCGGCGGAGGATTTGGTGGACTTTACGCAGCAAAGAGTCTTGCCAAAGCACCAGTCAAAGTTACTTTAATCGATAAACAAAACTTTCATGTTTTTCAACCATTACTCTATCAAGTTGCCACTGGTGGTTTATCTCCGAGCAATATTTCTTCCCCCCTCAGAGCCGTACTAAAGCATAACAAAAATACTGAAGTATTGATGGGAGAAGTCACTCAGATCGAACCTGAGCGTCAAATAGTCAAATTGAAATACCGTGAGATTCGCTATGATTCACTGATTATTGCTACTGGTGCTAGTCCTCAATATTTTGGGAATCCTGAATGGGCAAAAAAAGCACCAGGATTAAAAACAGTTGAAGATGCTTTAGAAATTCGCCGACGCATTTTTCTGGCTTTTGAGTCTGCCGAGAAAGAAACTATTCCTGAAAAACGCCAAGATTGGTTAACTTTTGTTTTAGTTGGCGGTGGTGCTGCTGGGGTTGAGTTGGCTGGAGCTTTAGCAGAATTAACTCGTAGTACTTTAAAAGAAGATTTTCGTAATATCGATCCAGCCACAGCAAAAATTATTTTGCTCCAAAGTCCAGAGAGAGTTTTACCCACTTATCCCGCTCAATTATCAGAGCAAGCTCTTACCAAGCTTAAGGATTTAGGTGTGATAGTAAAAACCAAAACCAAGGTAATCAATCTCGACGAACAAGTTGTTACTGTACGTCAAGGTGAACAAATCGAGCAAATTAGATCTCGTACTGTTTTATGGACGGCTGGCATGAAAGGTTCTGCGATCGCGAATAATTTAGCCCAATCAACTGGAGCGAGTTTAGACCGCATGGGTAGAGTAATTGTCTCGCCAGAGTTTACAGTTGGTAAATATAGTAATATTTTTGTCATTGGCGATCTGGCTCATTATTGCATCAACCAAAATCATCTTTTACCAGGAGTCGCACCAGCAGCCATGCAAGCAGGTAATTATGTTGCCAAGCTAATTCAAAGTCAACTACAAGGTAAGACAATAGCTCCGTTTCGTTATTGGGACTGGGGTAATTTAGCTGTCATAGGTAAACACGCTGCTGTAATCGATTTTGGTTTTGTCAAACTTTCTGGGATTTTGGCGTGGCTAATTTGGATGTTTATTCACGTCTTCTATCTGCTGGAATTTGATAACAAAATTATTGTGGCAATTCAGTGGATCTGGAGTTATTTCACCAGCAACCAAGGCGATCGCTTGATTGTGTCTTCTGGGATTTCTTCTAAGATCGAGTTAGAATCCGAAAGAGAGCCTCAAGCTTTAGTACAAGTCTCATAA
- a CDS encoding multi-component transcriptional regulator, winged helix family, with translation MKILLIEDDESLANLVQETLTKQQHYLVDCATDGLEGLELAENFGYDLILLDLVLPKLDGIQLCQKLRAQGDRTPILLLTAQDTLTKKVKGLDAGADDYLVKPFELEELLARIRALLRRGNDTLLPVLHWQGLNLDPNSCQVDYCDQPLKLTAKEYALLELFLRHPQRIFSQSSLLDQIWSFDEFPSENAVRTQIKGLRQKLKQVGASADFIETIYGMGYRLKQLTTTFSQPRESKIVKPKQSATKLPDLNNIWLQHRAKYLSDLETLTKTIQILKNKPDPENSLAEAKQVAHTLAGSLGTFGFKQASKYAGKIDQKLKNYSQLKPEDFNLLEELIAKLNQELNQSYNTPNNLLFLTPRPRTTTYQYKLLIIDDDSALTQVLMSEANTWGLETTVANNLKQARKIINQNIPDIVLLDLSFPEAIEGGFELLEELTTKQPPIPTIVFTSKESLTTRVKVARLGGKLFLQKPVSSYQVLQAIAQVLEQFYPPLAKILVVDQQQETLDNFRQLLAPWGFQVILLSHPRQFWQILEQSLPDLAILQLELPEISGIELCQVVRNDPNWYQLPILAISHSQDEQIIQQAFAAGVDDYLSLPLNPKQLITRIFNRLDKERYRRQQSEIDLLTGVLNRKAFILQINRLLNLAKRQNKSLCFIVIDLDNFKQVNDCYGHDAGDLVLRYLGKLLNQMFRKEDVVARWGGEEFVLGLYDASKESGNNKLEYLLSTFCQHSFTDSSNREFHVTFSGGLAAYPYDGQDLDSLYQVADRRLYQAKAQGKNLIV, from the coding sequence ATGAAAATTTTGCTGATTGAAGATGATGAAAGTCTCGCCAATTTAGTACAAGAAACTTTGACTAAACAACAGCATTATTTAGTAGATTGCGCTACAGATGGATTAGAAGGGTTAGAATTAGCTGAAAATTTTGGATATGACTTAATTTTATTAGATTTGGTTCTACCAAAGCTAGATGGGATACAACTATGTCAAAAACTCCGAGCACAAGGCGATCGCACACCAATTTTACTACTAACTGCTCAAGATACTCTGACCAAGAAAGTCAAAGGTTTAGACGCTGGTGCGGATGATTATTTAGTCAAACCTTTTGAACTTGAAGAGTTATTAGCGCGAATTCGAGCTTTATTGAGAAGGGGAAATGATACTTTATTACCAGTTTTACACTGGCAAGGGCTTAATCTTGACCCTAATAGTTGTCAAGTCGACTACTGCGATCAACCGCTTAAACTGACAGCTAAAGAATATGCTTTATTAGAATTATTTTTGCGTCATCCTCAACGAATTTTTAGTCAAAGCTCTTTGTTAGACCAAATTTGGTCTTTTGATGAATTTCCCTCAGAAAATGCTGTAAGAACTCAAATTAAAGGTTTACGACAAAAGTTAAAACAAGTAGGAGCTTCGGCAGACTTTATTGAAACTATTTATGGAATGGGATACCGCTTAAAACAATTAACCACTACATTTTCTCAGCCAAGGGAATCAAAAATTGTTAAGCCCAAACAATCGGCTACCAAACTTCCTGATTTAAATAATATTTGGCTCCAACATCGCGCTAAATATCTTAGTGACCTGGAAACTTTAACAAAAACAATTCAAATTTTAAAAAATAAACCTGATCCAGAAAATTCTTTAGCTGAAGCTAAACAAGTTGCTCATACTTTAGCTGGTTCTTTAGGAACTTTTGGATTTAAACAAGCTTCAAAATATGCTGGTAAAATTGACCAAAAACTAAAAAATTATTCCCAATTAAAGCCTGAAGATTTTAATCTTTTAGAAGAGTTAATTGCCAAGTTAAATCAAGAATTAAATCAATCTTATAATACCCCTAATAATCTTTTATTTTTAACTCCTCGTCCTCGGACTACTACCTACCAATATAAACTTCTGATTATTGATGATGATTCTGCACTCACTCAAGTTTTAATGAGTGAAGCTAATACCTGGGGTTTAGAAACTACTGTCGCTAATAATTTAAAACAAGCCAGAAAAATTATTAATCAAAATATTCCAGATATTGTTTTATTAGATTTATCGTTTCCCGAAGCTATCGAGGGAGGATTTGAATTATTAGAAGAATTAACTACCAAACAGCCACCGATCCCAACTATTGTTTTTACTTCTAAAGAAAGTTTAACTACTAGAGTCAAAGTCGCACGTTTGGGAGGGAAACTATTTTTACAGAAACCAGTCTCTTCCTATCAAGTTTTACAAGCGATCGCGCAAGTTTTAGAACAGTTTTATCCTCCCCTTGCCAAAATTTTAGTCGTAGATCAACAACAAGAAACTTTAGACAATTTTCGTCAACTTTTAGCACCTTGGGGATTTCAAGTCATTCTTCTTTCTCATCCCCGTCAGTTTTGGCAAATTCTCGAACAATCACTTCCTGATTTAGCGATCCTCCAATTAGAATTGCCTGAAATTAGTGGCATTGAACTGTGTCAAGTAGTACGTAACGATCCTAATTGGTACCAATTACCAATTTTAGCGATTTCCCACAGTCAAGATGAGCAGATTATTCAACAAGCTTTTGCTGCTGGGGTGGATGACTATCTCTCTTTACCTCTTAATCCCAAACAATTAATTACTCGTATTTTTAATCGTTTAGATAAGGAAAGATATCGTCGTCAACAAAGTGAAATCGATCTTTTAACTGGAGTTTTAAATCGTAAAGCTTTTATCTTGCAAATTAATCGATTACTCAATTTAGCTAAACGACAAAATAAATCTTTGTGTTTTATTGTCATCGATCTAGACAATTTTAAACAAGTTAATGACTGTTATGGACACGATGCTGGCGATCTCGTCTTACGCTATTTAGGTAAACTGCTTAATCAAATGTTTAGGAAAGAAGATGTGGTAGCACGTTGGGGAGGCGAAGAATTTGTGCTTGGTTTATATGATGCCTCCAAAGAATCTGGAAATAATAAATTAGAATACTTACTTTCTACGTTTTGTCAGCATAGTTTTACTGATTCTAGCAATCGCGAATTTCACGTTACTTTTAGCGGTGGTTTGGCAGCATACCCTTACGATGGACAAGATTTAGACAGTCTTTATCAAGTTGCAGATCGACGACTTTATCAAGCAAAAGCTCAAGGCAAAAATTTGATCGTTTAA